A genomic window from Heptranchias perlo isolate sHepPer1 chromosome 20, sHepPer1.hap1, whole genome shotgun sequence includes:
- the LOC137336044 gene encoding homeobox protein Nkx-6.3-like: protein MVEVLMETGLQSELELSNSAMVTLHSSPDQKATLCLYPQNSYKPRAAYGIDSGLVPRTPGGVPGHLATRPLPYGITDLLSVGTPHGITDILSRPASVGTSGGTGFIAGMPQLSTFSTEAGPALCYNTPYASLNPLDSALHGPPTVQSWRADRQPSNSTQTSFLTEVSNKRKHTRPTFSGHQIFALEKTFEQTKYLAGPERAHLAYSLGMTESQVKVWFQNRRTKWRKQISNGSSSPEANPDCTLDKVSYEGDDDEEYNKPLDPDSDDEKLRLLLRKHRSVFSMLRVGSHTA, encoded by the exons ATGGTGGAGGTCCTAATGGAGACGGGTCTACAGAGTGAACTTGAACTGAGCAATTCAGCCATGGTCACACTGCACAGCTCACCCGACCAGAAAGCTACCTTGTGCCTGTACCCACAAAACTCGTACAAACCTCGCGCTGCTTATGGCATTGACTCTGGGCTGGTGCCCAGGACCCCTGGTGGCGTTCCCGGCCACCTGGCCACTAGGCCGCTACCCTATGGGATTacagacctgctgagtgttgggACCCCTCACGGGATTACGGATATTCTGAGCAGGCCAGCGAGTGTTGGGACATCTGGTGGCACCGGCTTCATTGCGGGAATGCCCCAGCTGAGCACTTTCAGCACCGAGGCAGGACCTGCGCTCTGTTACAACACGCCGTACGCCAGCTTAAACCCCCTGGACTCGGCTCTCCACGGCCCGCCCACCGTGCAGAGCTGGAGAGCAGACAGACAGCCATCCAACTCAA CACAGACAAGCTTCCTGACTGAGGTCAGTAACAAGAGGAAACACACCAGGCCCACCTTCTCCGGGCACCAGATCTTTGCTCTGGAGAAAACCTTTGAACAAACCAAGTACTTGGCTGGACCAGAACGAGCTCACCTGGCCTACTCACTGGGGATGACCGAGTCTCAAGTCAAG GTCTGGTTCCAGAATAGGAGAACAAAATGGAGGAAACAAATCTCCAACGGCAGCTCCTCACCAGAGGCCAATCCCGATTGCACGTTGGATAAAGTCAGTTATGAaggtgatgatgatgaggaaTATAACAAACCCCTGGATCCAGACTCAGACGATGAGAAACTGAGACTGTTACTGAGGAAACATAGATCAGTGTTCTCCATGCTCAGAGTGGGCTCACATACTGCTTGA